The window ACGGTAATATAATCGCTTTTTGCGTTTGCGAACTGCTCAACATAACGAATAGGCTCGTTTATCATAAGGTGCGTGTCTATGAGCACGTTTTTACCCGTGTTTTTGTTAAACTCTTCGACGATTGGCGCAATCTGCTCTACAATCATTGCTCCATAACTGATGTTTGGCACAAAACTTCCGTCCATAATGTCGCAGTGTATCCAATCTGCGCCTGCTTCAAGCACTTTTTTTATGTCGGCTTCGAGATTTCTGAAATCAGCCGACAAAATAGACGGCGCAATTATTGTTTTTCGCATATTTGCTTCTCGCTTTCTTTGTATAAATTATTTTGAGTGATAAATCTTCGCACTCTGTTTTTCAGTAAATATTTGCAGGATTTACGCTCGCTTATTCGTTTTCTTATTTGCGTTGAACTTATTCCCCAATTTGGTCCTTCAAAAAACACAACTCTGTCGCTTGGCAAATTTTCGGGTAAATTCAAAGAATAATCGGGACGACAACATACGGCAAGTTTCACTTTTTCAAGTATTTCTTTCCAATTATGCCATTTTGTAAACGTGGGTAAATTGTCGCTTCCCATAATGAAAAACCAATCGTTTGCCGAAAATTCCTTTAAAAGTTGCGTTATTGTGTTTATAGTGTAAGACGGCGCCGGCATTGTCAGCTCTTTTTCCCAAATCTGAAATAAACCGTTGCCGATTACTGCGTGTTTTGTCATTTCTAAGCGTTGCGCCGGAGTAGTGCTGTTTGATACGCCTTTGAGCGGATTTACTCTTGTCGGAATAAAAAGCACTAATTCCAAACCCAATTCTTCTGCCGCCATCTGCGCCATTGCCGTATGTCCGATGTGTATCGGGTCAAAACTTCCGCCGAGTATTCCTATTTTGGAATATTTCCGCATAATTTTTTTATCCGCCTCGGTTTCTTCTTCGACCGGCGTCTCTTTCGTCATCTATGGCTCTTTGATTTATTCGTCTTCGTAAAGTTTCCGTTTCGCTTTTGAACAGTTCAGCGCTTTCGAGAGCTTCAATTATTACGAGCGCTTCGGCAAATCTGTTCGCCGCAACCAAGTTTCTTGCGAGACGTTTATTGATTTCGGGAATGCGGTTGCTGTTCGGAAATTCCTGCAATATCATTTGATAATAAATAACCGCAGACTCAAATCTTCTTATGATTTCGTAAAATTCGGCAATCATAAGTTCGCGTTCAATGAGTTTATTGCTTATTGTATCGAGAAGTATTCGGGCGGTGTCGGTAAATTCTCCGGTAGGGTATGCCGCAACAAACGCTGAAAATTCACGCTGTGCACGCCTGAGCAATCTGGGGTCGCGCTGTATTATCGGGGCGGCGTTAAAACTGCTGAGCGCAATGTAAAAGTAGGTGCGTTCGATAAACTCCGAGTGCGGAAAATCTTCTATTATCGTGCGAAATTCCAATCTCGCTTGTTCGGGTTTATTGCCGTGAAAATAGGCAAGTCCCAAGAAAAAGTAAACCGAGTCGGGGCGGTCGAATTCGCCCAAACATTGGTCGCGCACAATCGAAAGATTATTTACCGCTCGCGACCATCTCCCTCTTTCGAATGCCTCCATTCCGGATTGCATTCTTGCCATACAGCGCACTTCGCGATTTCTTCTGCGTGCAAAGCAGGGAAGAGCAATAAGCGCCACTAACAGGATTATTAATAATGTTCTAGTTTTCATTTAAAATAATTCACTCCACTTTCAAAGATTTTCTGGTCTTTATTTCCGTGTATATTTATTCCCACATATTTTCCAAATCTTTCACTATGCCCCATTTTTCCCAAAACTCGTCCGTCGGGCGAAGTAAGTGCCTCTATCGCCCAAATTGAGCCGTTGGGGTTAAACGGAAGCTTGTTTGTCGCTTCGTTCGTATTGGGATTTACGTATTGTGCGGCGATTTGTCCGCTTTTTTCCAATGTTTTAAGCCAAAATTCGCTTGCCGCAAAACGTCCCTCGCCGTGTGAAACAGGAATTGTGTGAGTGTCGCCGACTTTTACGCCCGCAAACCAAGGCGAAAGCGTTGAAGAAACACGGGTAGTTATCATTTGCGAAATATGCCTGTGGATATAGTTGTAAGTCAGAGTAGGCGAAGTTTCGTCGAGCGGACGAATTTCTCCGTAAGGCACAAGTCCTAATTTCACTAATGCTTGGAAGCCGTTGCAAATACCCAAAATAAGTCCGTCGCGATTTTTAATCAAGTCCATAACAGCGTCTGCTATTGCGGGATTTCTGAAATAGCTCGCTATAAATTTTCCGCTTCCGTCAGGCTCGTCTCCTGCTGAAAATCCGCCGGGAATTACTATTATCTGCGAATTTTTTATTTCCTCAATCGAGCGTTCAACCGATTTTACGATATTTTCAGACGACAGGTTGTTTATTATCTGCATTGAAACCGTTGCACCTGCGTTTTTGAACTGTCGAGAAGTGTCGTACTCGCAGTTTGTGCCGGGGAAAACAGGCATATACACTCGCGGCGAAGCAGTAGTCGTGCTTGCTTTTGCCTTTGGGGACTTAACTTCGCTTGAAATCGTCGGCACTGCAATATTCGGCTCTTTTGCTTTTGTTGCAAAAACACTTTCAAGCGGTGCTTCAAGCGCTGTTTGAATTTCGTCAAGCGACATTTTTATTGTGGTGTATCTGTCGTCCATAATTACAATTTGCGCGTTTTCAATGGTTTTTCCGATATGAACCAAGTCATTTTCGTTAATTTCGGTAATCTCTTCCGTGCATTCCAAAACTATTTCGCCGTAGCTGCTTGCAAACCAATCAAGTTCGTCGAAACTAGCAGTAATATCGACACCTATTCTGTTCCCCAAAGCCATTTTTGAAAGCGCGGTTAAAACTCCGCCTTTTCCGACGGTGTGCGCCGCAACAACTTTCTTTTCTCTTATGAGCCCTGTTATTTTTGAGTAGTAATCTCTCAGTTTGTCGAAATCCGGAAGCGAGTCGTAAGAAACCTTTTCGGGCATCATTCCCGCCTTGTCTGACAGCCGCAACAAATATACATCGTTTCCTGCGGCTTTAAATTCGGGCGATATTACGTATTCCGCCGAAACCGTAGATACCGCAAACGGTACAAATGTCGGAGGAACGCTTATTTCTCCGAATGTTCCGCTCATAGAATCTTTTCCGCCGATTGCGGGGATTTTTAGTTCTAACTGAATAAGAAGCGCACCTAAGAGCGCCGCGAGCGGTCGTCCCCATTTTTGCGCGTTCTCGGTTGCTTTTTGCGGGTCGAATGTCATTTTTTCGTAGTATTCTTGGAACGTGAATTTTATATTTTTGTAATCCCCGCCTGTTGCTATAGTTTTGGCTATTGTGTCTATAACTGCAAACACCGCCCCGTGAAAAGGCGACCAATTTGCTACGTCTGCGTCAAAACTGTGAGCCATAATGGTTGCGGTTTTTATATCGCCGTCAATAGCAGGCAATTTTGCCACCATAGTTTGTGCGGGCGTGGACATCGTTTTTCCGCCGAAAGGATGCAACACCGTTCCTGCTCCTACTGTCGAGTCAAAATGCTCGGTAAGTCCTCTTTGTATGCAGACGTTTAAGTCTTTTAAGGTCGCAATCCAACGTTCTTTGAAGGGTAAATTTGCAGGCGCAATATTAAACGGCGTCCAAAATCCGCCGTCTCTGCGGGTTTCCACTTTCGGCGAAATCGAAGATACTTCAACTTCTTGACCCACGCCGTTTGTGTTAAGAAAATCGCGGCGCATATTTACGATAGTTTTTCCGCGCCAAATCATTTTCATACGCGGCGACTCTTGAATAGACACGGTCGCAACTTTTACAGCGTTAAGGTTTTCTTCGGCGGCAAGACGGATAATTGTATTTAAGTCGTTCGGAGCTATGCAAATTGCCATTCTTTCCTGCGATTCCGAAATTGCAAGTTCCGTACCGTCAAGTCCTTCGTATTTTTTGGGGATTGTGTCCAAATCTATAATCATTCCGGGCGCCATTTCACCGATTGCCACGGACACACCGCCTGCTCCGAAGTCGTTGCAAAGTTTAATTTTTTGCGAAAATTCGGGATTTCTGAAAAGTCGCTGAATTTTTCTTTCCATCGGCGCATTGCCTTTTTGCACTTCCGCGCCCGATGTTTCTATTGATTTTTCGGTATGCGATTTTGACGAGCCTGTTGCACCGCCGCAACCGTCGCGCCCTGTTTTTCCGCCGATTAAAACTATAACGTCGTTATGTTCGGGTTTTCCGCGAAAAACGTTTACTTTGGGAGCCGCCGCAATAACTGCGCCGAGTTCCATACGTTTTGCTACGTAATTTTCATTGTAAATTTCGTTTACCAAGCCTGTTGCAACTCCGATTTGGTTGCCGTAAGACGAATATCCTACTGCCGCCTCGGTTGTAATTTTTCTTTGCGGAAGTTTGCCTTTAATGGTTTCCTGAATGGGTTTTCTCGGGTCTGCGGAACCTGTTA is drawn from Chitinivibrionia bacterium and contains these coding sequences:
- the nadD gene encoding nicotinate-nucleotide adenylyltransferase: MTKETPVEEETEADKKIMRKYSKIGILGGSFDPIHIGHTAMAQMAAEELGLELVLFIPTRVNPLKGVSNSTTPAQRLEMTKHAVIGNGLFQIWEKELTMPAPSYTINTITQLLKEFSANDWFFIMGSDNLPTFTKWHNWKEILEKVKLAVCCRPDYSLNLPENLPSDRVVFFEGPNWGISSTQIRKRISERKSCKYLLKNRVRRFITQNNLYKESEKQICEKQ
- the bamD gene encoding outer membrane protein assembly factor BamD, yielding MKTRTLLIILLVALIALPCFARRRNREVRCMARMQSGMEAFERGRWSRAVNNLSIVRDQCLGEFDRPDSVYFFLGLAYFHGNKPEQARLEFRTIIEDFPHSEFIERTYFYIALSSFNAAPIIQRDPRLLRRAQREFSAFVAAYPTGEFTDTARILLDTISNKLIERELMIAEFYEIIRRFESAVIYYQMILQEFPNSNRIPEINKRLARNLVAANRFAEALVIIEALESAELFKSETETLRRRINQRAIDDERDAGRRRNRGG
- a CDS encoding phosphoribosylformylglycinamidine synthase, producing MVTRLLVEKKREFAVKSAALLEEIRNYLKITALENIRIIVRYDIEGMKKEDIEKAKPVIFYEPPVDILYEEIYPINDEETAFATEYLPGQYDQRADSAAQAMQLLCYGELPTIRCAQIYVLKGELTTKEINLIKDYLLNPVDSQLAHQRKPATLIPKFEEPADVEIVEGFTHCTLEKLEEFHKERGLAMSKEDLISVQKYFKAIERRDPTITEIKVLDTYWSDHCRHTTFRTKFSSVAIGGGTDAKKYGSTIRNAYRNYISLREEVHSDDVNSSPQSLMDVATIGHKYLRVNGFVNDVEETEEVNACSIEVEAEFEDGRKEPWLVMFKNETHNHPTEIEPLGGASTCLGGCIRDPLSGRSYVYQAMRITGSADPRKPIQETIKGKLPQRKITTEAAVGYSSYGNQIGVATGLVNEIYNENYVAKRMELGAVIAAAPKVNVFRGKPEHNDVIVLIGGKTGRDGCGGATGSSKSHTEKSIETSGAEVQKGNAPMERKIQRLFRNPEFSQKIKLCNDFGAGGVSVAIGEMAPGMIIDLDTIPKKYEGLDGTELAISESQERMAICIAPNDLNTIIRLAAEENLNAVKVATVSIQESPRMKMIWRGKTIVNMRRDFLNTNGVGQEVEVSSISPKVETRRDGGFWTPFNIAPANLPFKERWIATLKDLNVCIQRGLTEHFDSTVGAGTVLHPFGGKTMSTPAQTMVAKLPAIDGDIKTATIMAHSFDADVANWSPFHGAVFAVIDTIAKTIATGGDYKNIKFTFQEYYEKMTFDPQKATENAQKWGRPLAALLGALLIQLELKIPAIGGKDSMSGTFGEISVPPTFVPFAVSTVSAEYVISPEFKAAGNDVYLLRLSDKAGMMPEKVSYDSLPDFDKLRDYYSKITGLIREKKVVAAHTVGKGGVLTALSKMALGNRIGVDITASFDELDWFASSYGEIVLECTEEITEINENDLVHIGKTIENAQIVIMDDRYTTIKMSLDEIQTALEAPLESVFATKAKEPNIAVPTISSEVKSPKAKASTTTASPRVYMPVFPGTNCEYDTSRQFKNAGATVSMQIINNLSSENIVKSVERSIEEIKNSQIIVIPGGFSAGDEPDGSGKFIASYFRNPAIADAVMDLIKNRDGLILGICNGFQALVKLGLVPYGEIRPLDETSPTLTYNYIHRHISQMITTRVSSTLSPWFAGVKVGDTHTIPVSHGEGRFAASEFWLKTLEKSGQIAAQYVNPNTNEATNKLPFNPNGSIWAIEALTSPDGRVLGKMGHSERFGKYVGINIHGNKDQKIFESGVNYFK